Proteins found in one Sporosarcina sp. FSL K6-3457 genomic segment:
- a CDS encoding S1C family serine protease — MDNELNTIEETTPVQEVVKAPKKKSGSGKRFLSTIGAGVIGSMLTLGVVTNTDILQPSAQGTIPVTTPNTPYNVQQTSVKNPTSLADMVEQASSAIVGIVNYKNSGNRFAQSTEAVNSGTGSGVIYKIEGDKAYIVTNNHVIDGAEKLEISLESGEKTTAELVGKDALSDLAVLTIDAKYAKSVLEFGNSDQLRAGDAVVAIGNPLGLDFSGTVTQGIVSAVNRAINVNTSAGEWEMNVIQTDAAINPGNSGGALLNSAGQVIGINSLKISESGVEGLGFAIPSNEVIPLIEEMTSHGQVERPYIGIGLANLAQVPPMYLQKLPQTVEGGVMVASVDPLSAAGKAGLAVEDVITAINGTDITSPTELRKFLYSQLKVGDTATFTVYRGAELKTIEVTLTSNKTTIE; from the coding sequence ATGGATAACGAATTAAATACAATAGAAGAAACAACTCCGGTGCAAGAAGTTGTAAAGGCACCAAAGAAAAAAAGTGGTTCAGGTAAACGATTTTTATCAACAATCGGAGCGGGTGTCATAGGGTCCATGCTTACATTAGGAGTCGTCACCAATACCGACATTTTACAGCCAAGTGCTCAAGGGACAATCCCGGTGACTACACCGAATACGCCTTATAATGTGCAACAAACATCTGTCAAAAACCCAACGTCACTTGCAGATATGGTAGAGCAAGCATCCAGTGCCATTGTCGGCATCGTCAATTACAAGAATTCAGGCAATCGCTTCGCACAAAGCACAGAAGCGGTGAATAGCGGCACAGGCTCGGGTGTCATTTACAAAATCGAGGGCGACAAAGCGTATATCGTTACCAACAACCACGTTATTGATGGAGCTGAAAAGCTTGAAATCTCACTAGAAAGTGGAGAAAAAACAACAGCCGAACTAGTCGGTAAAGACGCGCTAAGCGATTTGGCGGTCCTCACCATTGATGCAAAGTATGCCAAATCAGTACTTGAATTTGGTAACTCAGATCAGCTACGTGCAGGCGATGCAGTTGTCGCCATCGGCAATCCGCTCGGACTTGATTTCTCCGGCACCGTGACACAGGGGATTGTCAGTGCTGTCAATCGGGCCATTAACGTCAATACATCAGCCGGCGAATGGGAAATGAACGTCATTCAAACAGATGCAGCCATTAACCCCGGAAATAGTGGTGGCGCACTACTCAATTCAGCCGGACAAGTCATCGGTATTAACAGCTTGAAGATTTCTGAAAGTGGCGTTGAAGGGCTCGGCTTCGCCATCCCGAGTAACGAGGTCATTCCACTAATTGAAGAAATGACCTCACATGGACAAGTTGAGCGTCCATACATCGGCATCGGTCTTGCAAATCTCGCACAAGTGCCACCAATGTACTTGCAAAAACTTCCTCAAACAGTTGAAGGCGGCGTAATGGTGGCCAGTGTCGATCCATTATCCGCAGCTGGCAAAGCTGGACTTGCAGTGGAAGACGTCATCACCGCCATTAACGGCACTGATATCACTAGTCCAACGGAACTACGCAAGTTTCTATATTCCCAGCTCAAAGTTGGTGATACCGCTACATTTACGGTTTACCGCGGTGCGGAATTAAAAACAATCGAAGTCACACTGACGAGTAATAAAACAACAATTGAATAA
- a CDS encoding sigma-54 interaction domain-containing protein yields MIINSISEGVMVIDTDLTIMFANKAVNSIGLNYESIIGKSIYDVFPNLVTNQSTFVKVLETGKENLNNQQTFVTYRGEKKTTMTSTFPIMKEGEVVGAYEIFRDFSALQNLKEQLVDLQVKQIVHKDKVNNHREEFNDFIGEHESILKIKDQINLLANSPSPLLIYGETGTGKEVIVQNIHRASSANIPLITQNCAAIPDNLLESYLFGTVKGAFTGAMDKEGLFEIANGGILFLDEINSLSKNMQAKLLRVIQDQKVRRVGGTIEIPVNVRIISATNVHPRELLANQEIREDLYYRLNVLYVELPPLRRRKKDIPILIHHFIDHFNEVFKKNIQTVSNDAVEYLVNYSWPGNIRELKNTIERLMNIVQSDSIEKTDIQFTDYLRVSAPDDGSQVAIGEARRKSFKEEIQKIEKVLIIEALQQAGGNISQSARNLDIPQQTLSNKIKKYGLESHIHRLKLLKYE; encoded by the coding sequence ATGATTATTAATTCTATCAGTGAGGGCGTAATGGTTATAGATACAGATTTAACTATCATGTTTGCAAATAAAGCTGTTAACTCCATTGGATTGAATTATGAATCGATTATTGGTAAAAGCATTTATGACGTCTTCCCCAATTTGGTAACTAACCAAAGTACCTTTGTGAAGGTTTTGGAGACCGGGAAAGAAAATCTTAACAATCAGCAAACATTTGTGACATATAGGGGTGAAAAAAAAACAACTATGACATCAACATTTCCAATAATGAAGGAAGGAGAAGTTGTTGGTGCATATGAAATATTTCGGGACTTTTCTGCACTGCAAAACTTGAAAGAACAATTAGTGGATTTACAGGTGAAACAAATCGTGCATAAAGATAAAGTGAATAACCATAGGGAAGAGTTCAATGACTTTATTGGAGAACATGAATCGATATTAAAAATTAAAGATCAAATTAATTTGCTCGCAAATTCTCCGTCTCCCCTTTTAATTTATGGAGAGACCGGTACGGGCAAAGAGGTCATTGTACAAAATATCCATCGTGCAAGTTCTGCTAATATCCCTTTAATCACTCAAAATTGTGCTGCTATTCCTGATAATCTGTTAGAGTCTTATCTTTTCGGTACAGTTAAAGGTGCATTTACGGGAGCGATGGATAAGGAAGGCTTATTTGAAATTGCTAATGGAGGAATTTTATTTTTAGATGAAATAAATTCATTGTCAAAAAATATGCAAGCAAAGCTACTTCGTGTTATTCAAGATCAAAAAGTAAGAAGAGTAGGTGGAACAATCGAAATCCCCGTGAACGTCCGGATTATTTCGGCTACCAATGTTCATCCGAGAGAGCTTCTTGCTAACCAAGAAATTCGAGAAGATTTATATTATCGATTAAATGTGTTATACGTAGAACTACCGCCGTTAAGACGTAGGAAAAAAGATATTCCGATCCTCATTCACCATTTCATAGATCACTTTAATGAAGTATTTAAGAAAAACATACAAACGGTATCAAACGATGCTGTTGAGTATTTGGTGAACTATTCTTGGCCGGGGAACATTAGAGAGCTAAAGAATACGATTGAAAGGTTAATGAATATCGTTCAATCAGATTCTATCGAGAAAACAGATATACAATTCACTGATTATCTTCGAGTCTCAGCTCCAGACGATGGAAGTCAAGTCGCAATTGGAGAAGCACGGAGGAAAAGTTTTAAGGAAGAAATTCAGAAGATAGAAAAGGTACTAATTATTGAAGCCTTACAGCAAGCCGGAGGAAACATTTCTCAATCGGCAAGGAATTTAGATATCCCGCAGCAAACGTTAAGTAATAAGATAAAGAAATATGGGTTGGAATCGCATATTCATAGATTAAAACTACTCAAATATGAGTAA
- a CDS encoding acetoacetate decarboxylase family protein, with translation MTKYEYSILPEYAPLYPKLPYRYTDYEKVSLYCRGDKEKMQKLLPKEFTVTDDVFEVFLLRNNEIDGLDNYNEGGLIIPCSYKDINGACMSFEYVDTDDALCAGREIWGYPKKLGEIEFNVDGNKVSGSVSRKGKKIIDVNFEGDGTEFEQPNLFPRLQVKRMPHVEHDGTQINTILKNEFYDAVTKKRVTGKATLNWEESVDDPLASLGDVEVVGAVYIVGGYTLSYGKVIDDLQK, from the coding sequence ATGACAAAATACGAATACTCAATCTTACCTGAATATGCACCATTGTATCCGAAACTTCCATACCGCTATACGGACTATGAAAAGGTAAGTTTGTATTGCCGTGGAGATAAAGAAAAAATGCAAAAGCTGTTGCCAAAAGAATTTACGGTGACGGATGATGTATTTGAAGTATTTCTTTTAAGAAATAATGAAATTGATGGTTTGGATAATTACAATGAAGGCGGGCTTATCATTCCCTGCTCGTACAAAGATATCAATGGTGCTTGTATGTCATTTGAATACGTGGATACAGATGATGCGCTATGCGCAGGAAGGGAAATCTGGGGATACCCGAAAAAACTTGGTGAAATCGAGTTCAATGTAGATGGAAATAAAGTTTCAGGTAGTGTAAGTCGAAAAGGGAAAAAAATAATTGACGTTAACTTTGAAGGAGATGGAACTGAATTTGAACAGCCAAATTTATTCCCAAGGCTTCAAGTGAAAAGAATGCCACATGTCGAGCACGATGGAACACAAATCAACACAATTCTGAAAAACGAATTTTACGATGCTGTCACAAAAAAAAGAGTCACTGGTAAGGCGACGCTCAATTGGGAAGAATCTGTGGATGATCCACTAGCGTCATTGGGGGATGTTGAAGTGGTTGGTGCTGTCTATATCGTTGGTGGTTATACACTTTCCTATGGGAAAGTAATAGACGATTTACAAAAATAA
- a CDS encoding sodium/proline symporter — protein MLIVFCIYLVIVFTVGILSERRMTKSEEGYFLGDRNFGPWATAISAGATDTSGWIFIGAAGYAYAAGISTMWMLPGFIVGYLINWFAVAPRLRKEGAELGALSLVDFFSLKLKDRTNTIKIVASIIVIIFFTAYLASQLTAAGKALNSIVDFDYSLGLILSAAFVLGYSIFGGYNSAVLTDLFQGLLMLSVLLVFPLYMILFEMGGFGSFFSTLYSIDPILLSSAGGATGAAAFGIIIGLVGFGIGEPGQPHIVQRFLSAKDDKTIRQASLIAMFWVVVVMTGSNLLGLIGRIMMPELADPEYVFPTLVGVTMHPIVAGVIIGAIFAAIQSTFSSQLMVATQSFASDLLKAVTKKTYSDKQMIRISRITMVVFGVIATLIALMEIQAVFELVLYAWAGLAASFGTVLILLLYTKKVTKWGAVWGMITGSVVTIIWINTPWAQYMYELIPAAIASIIVILVVSKFTKEEVK, from the coding sequence ATGCTAATAGTATTTTGTATATATTTAGTTATAGTGTTTACTGTGGGAATTCTATCGGAAAGACGGATGACTAAAAGTGAAGAAGGTTATTTTCTGGGGGATCGAAATTTTGGTCCGTGGGCAACTGCGATTAGCGCAGGAGCAACGGATACAAGCGGTTGGATTTTTATAGGGGCCGCTGGATATGCCTATGCTGCTGGGATATCTACTATGTGGATGCTCCCTGGATTTATTGTTGGTTATCTCATTAACTGGTTTGCGGTTGCTCCTCGTCTTAGAAAAGAGGGGGCAGAGTTAGGTGCACTAAGTCTAGTTGACTTTTTTAGCCTGAAGTTGAAAGATCGTACGAATACGATAAAAATTGTGGCGAGTATTATTGTGATCATATTCTTTACTGCTTACTTAGCATCTCAATTGACTGCTGCGGGGAAAGCCCTCAATTCAATTGTTGATTTTGATTATAGTTTAGGATTGATTTTATCTGCAGCATTTGTATTAGGTTATTCCATTTTTGGAGGATATAATTCTGCTGTATTAACAGATCTTTTTCAAGGTCTATTAATGTTGTCGGTACTATTGGTTTTCCCTCTTTATATGATCCTTTTTGAAATGGGCGGGTTTGGGAGCTTCTTTAGTACATTGTACTCTATTGATCCGATTTTACTTTCCTCAGCCGGAGGGGCAACTGGTGCAGCGGCATTCGGTATTATTATAGGATTAGTAGGTTTCGGGATAGGGGAGCCAGGTCAGCCGCATATTGTACAACGATTCTTGTCAGCAAAAGATGATAAGACAATAAGACAAGCCTCTTTAATCGCGATGTTCTGGGTTGTTGTAGTTATGACAGGTTCTAATCTACTTGGACTAATCGGAAGAATCATGATGCCTGAATTAGCAGATCCAGAATATGTATTTCCAACGTTGGTCGGAGTGACGATGCACCCAATTGTTGCCGGAGTTATCATAGGGGCGATATTTGCTGCAATCCAATCGACTTTTTCTTCACAATTAATGGTCGCAACTCAATCTTTTGCTAGCGACTTGTTAAAAGCGGTAACAAAGAAAACGTATTCAGATAAACAAATGATTAGAATCAGTAGGATAACGATGGTCGTATTTGGTGTAATTGCGACTTTGATTGCGTTAATGGAAATTCAAGCTGTTTTTGAACTTGTTCTTTATGCCTGGGCGGGATTGGCTGCGAGCTTCGGAACTGTATTGATTTTGTTGCTGTACACAAAGAAAGTTACGAAATGGGGAGCAGTCTGGGGAATGATTACTGGTTCCGTCGTAACAATAATATGGATTAATACACCGTGGGCACAGTATATGTATGAACTTATTCCGGCGGCAATTGCTTCAATAATTGTCATTCTAGTCGTTAGTAAGTTTACAAAAGAAGAAGTTAAGTAA
- a CDS encoding acetoacetate decarboxylase family protein, with amino-acid sequence MTNKSYNTPAHAPMFPDPFVPYESPDYVSLYAVTKVNEEEVRRILSFTPFEYVSNEAVISITDFSKCNKIAYMDAAVVIPVKYGDKYGGYYIYEYENNDAAIAAGRELWGYPKKYAKISLKEENGVFYGKVEKGGKVFLEITGEKSEEDFIPLVEPKTTPHLLMKTIPNPSGGSSVRQIIERDTSPDFKLKEKLQVSVNVKIQSTEREPLDLLQPVKILGGGVIKGDFYATEENGWGKIIGDY; translated from the coding sequence ATGACAAACAAATCTTATAATACACCTGCACATGCGCCTATGTTCCCGGATCCTTTTGTGCCTTACGAAAGTCCAGACTATGTTTCTTTATATGCAGTGACTAAAGTGAATGAAGAGGAGGTACGACGAATTCTGTCCTTTACTCCATTTGAATATGTAAGTAATGAAGCTGTGATTTCGATTACAGACTTCAGCAAATGTAACAAAATTGCTTATATGGATGCAGCAGTTGTTATTCCAGTTAAATACGGAGATAAGTACGGTGGATACTATATTTATGAGTATGAAAATAATGATGCAGCGATTGCGGCAGGTAGAGAGTTATGGGGATATCCTAAAAAGTATGCCAAGATTTCATTAAAAGAAGAGAATGGCGTATTTTATGGGAAAGTTGAAAAAGGTGGGAAGGTGTTCTTGGAAATTACTGGGGAGAAATCAGAGGAAGACTTTATTCCGTTGGTAGAGCCTAAAACTACTCCACATCTATTAATGAAGACAATTCCCAATCCAAGTGGAGGTTCATCGGTAAGACAAATAATCGAAAGAGATACATCGCCCGATTTCAAATTGAAAGAAAAGTTGCAGGTGAGTGTTAATGTGAAAATACAATCTACTGAAAGAGAACCGTTAGATTTGCTTCAACCAGTGAAAATTCTAGGTGGTGGAGTTATCAAAGGTGACTTTTATGCAACTGAAGAAAATGGATGGGGAAAAATTATTGGGGATTATTAA
- the adh gene encoding aldehyde dehydrogenase, translated as MVQTVENPVYAFPNTEGAKVNFKERYDNFIGGKWTAPVNGQYFDNPTPVTGKVFTQVARSTAEDIELALDAAHAAKDAWGKTSVTERSNILLKIADCMEQNLEMLAVAETWENGKAVRETLNADLPLAIDHFRYFASAIRAQEGGVSQIDNDTVAYHFHEPIGVVGQIIPWNFPILMAVWKLAPALAAGNCVVLKPAEQTPASIMVLMELIEDLLPAGVVNIVNGFGLEAGKPLASSPRIGKIAFTGETTTGRLIMQYASQTAIPVTLELGGKSPNIFFEDVMDQDDAFLDKAVEGFVMFALNQGEVCTCPSRALIQESIYDKFMERALERVKAIKVGNPLDPTVMMGAQASTEQLEKILSYLDIGKQEGAECLIGGEQNQLEGELEGGYYVKPTVFKGNNKMRIFQEEIFGPVVSVTTFKTKEEALEIANDTLYGLGSGVWTRDMNTAYRFGRGIQAGRVWTNCYHAYPAHAAFGGYKASGVGRENHLMMLNHYQQTKNMLVSYNENKQGFF; from the coding sequence ATGGTTCAAACAGTAGAAAATCCAGTTTATGCTTTTCCAAACACAGAAGGGGCGAAGGTGAATTTCAAGGAACGTTATGATAATTTCATCGGTGGTAAATGGACAGCACCTGTAAATGGACAATACTTTGACAATCCAACTCCAGTGACGGGCAAAGTGTTTACGCAAGTGGCTCGTTCAACGGCAGAAGATATTGAACTTGCACTAGATGCTGCACATGCCGCAAAAGACGCTTGGGGGAAAACGTCTGTTACGGAGCGCTCCAATATTTTATTAAAAATTGCAGATTGTATGGAACAAAACTTAGAGATGCTAGCAGTCGCAGAAACGTGGGAAAATGGTAAAGCAGTCCGTGAAACGCTGAATGCAGACTTGCCGCTTGCGATCGACCATTTTCGCTATTTTGCAAGTGCGATACGCGCACAAGAAGGCGGCGTGAGTCAGATTGACAATGACACAGTGGCGTATCATTTCCATGAGCCGATTGGTGTCGTTGGACAAATTATTCCGTGGAACTTCCCGATTTTAATGGCGGTGTGGAAACTTGCACCAGCACTTGCAGCAGGAAATTGTGTCGTGTTGAAGCCGGCAGAACAAACGCCGGCATCTATTATGGTCCTTATGGAGTTAATTGAAGATTTGCTACCAGCGGGTGTTGTTAATATTGTAAATGGTTTTGGCTTAGAAGCAGGAAAGCCACTAGCTTCAAGCCCACGCATCGGTAAAATTGCGTTTACGGGTGAAACGACGACAGGTCGGCTCATTATGCAATATGCTTCACAAACTGCTATTCCTGTAACACTTGAGTTAGGTGGAAAATCACCAAATATTTTCTTTGAAGATGTGATGGATCAGGACGATGCATTTTTGGATAAAGCAGTAGAAGGTTTTGTCATGTTCGCGCTGAACCAAGGGGAAGTGTGCACATGCCCTTCACGTGCCTTAATCCAAGAATCAATTTACGATAAATTCATGGAACGTGCACTTGAGCGTGTAAAAGCGATTAAAGTAGGTAATCCACTTGACCCTACAGTGATGATGGGCGCACAGGCGTCGACGGAACAGCTAGAGAAAATCCTATCTTATTTAGATATTGGTAAACAAGAAGGCGCAGAATGTCTAATTGGTGGAGAGCAAAACCAGCTAGAAGGCGAGTTGGAAGGTGGCTATTACGTTAAACCAACTGTCTTTAAAGGCAACAATAAAATGCGGATTTTCCAAGAAGAGATTTTCGGCCCTGTCGTGTCTGTGACAACGTTCAAAACAAAAGAAGAAGCGCTTGAAATTGCTAATGATACATTATATGGTCTCGGTTCAGGTGTGTGGACGCGCGATATGAATACAGCCTATCGTTTTGGTCGCGGTATTCAAGCGGGACGGGTGTGGACAAATTGCTACCACGCTTATCCGGCACATGCTGCATTCGGAGGTTACAAAGCATCTGGTGTTGGTCGAGAAAATCATCTCATGATGTTGAATCATTACCAGCAGACGAAAAATATGCTTGTTAGCTATAATGAAAATAAGCAAGGCTTCTTTTAA
- a CDS encoding DUF779 domain-containing protein — MTERVMATDATLELIEFLAKKHGPLMFHQSGGCCDGSSPMCYPDGELIIGDQDVLLGYIGGAPFYMHKNQFEYWKHTQLIIDVVNGRGGMFSLEGVEGKRFLTRSRAFTAEENKELQV; from the coding sequence ATGACTGAACGCGTAATGGCAACAGACGCTACACTGGAACTCATTGAATTTTTGGCAAAGAAACACGGTCCGCTCATGTTCCACCAATCGGGCGGCTGCTGTGACGGATCATCGCCGATGTGTTATCCAGACGGAGAACTCATTATTGGTGATCAAGATGTTCTTCTCGGATATATTGGAGGAGCTCCGTTTTATATGCATAAAAACCAGTTTGAGTATTGGAAGCATACGCAGCTCATCATAGATGTTGTCAATGGTCGCGGTGGTATGTTTTCGCTCGAAGGTGTTGAAGGTAAACGCTTTTTGACAAGGTCGCGAGCGTTTACAGCGGAGGAGAACAAAGAATTGCAAGTGTGA
- a CDS encoding thiol-disulfide oxidoreductase DCC family protein, with translation MKRIVLFDGDCNFCDSSVQFIIKRDPAAHFLFTSLQSEKGMELIKQYAIPTDIDGVVLIENDKVFTKSSAALHIAKKLDGLWHLFFIFIVVPSKIRDIFYDYFAKNRYKWFGKKEDACMLPPPEIRKRFI, from the coding sequence ATGAAACGTATTGTATTATTTGACGGCGATTGTAATTTTTGCGATTCAAGTGTGCAGTTTATTATTAAACGTGATCCAGCCGCCCATTTTCTTTTTACTTCATTGCAAAGTGAAAAAGGAATGGAGCTCATCAAACAATATGCTATACCAACGGATATTGACGGTGTAGTGTTAATCGAAAATGACAAAGTGTTTACAAAGTCCTCTGCGGCACTGCATATCGCCAAAAAGCTAGATGGTTTATGGCATCTATTTTTCATATTTATAGTCGTACCAAGCAAAATCCGTGACATCTTTTACGACTACTTCGCGAAAAATCGCTACAAATGGTTCGGGAAAAAGGAAGATGCCTGTATGCTACCGCCTCCCGAGATTCGGAAGCGATTCATTTAA
- a CDS encoding PadR family transcriptional regulator, whose translation MKIEKVIKSYSPMTETAFYILLSLIEPRHGYGIIKHVEELTEGRLVLGSGTIYGTLTKMQRDEIITVYADEKRKTIYEITDVGKALMRHEMGRLKELHANVIKHEGAFQ comes from the coding sequence TTGAAAATAGAAAAAGTAATTAAATCCTATAGTCCGATGACGGAGACAGCGTTTTACATTTTGCTGTCACTCATAGAACCCCGCCATGGCTACGGCATTATTAAGCATGTAGAAGAATTAACGGAAGGCCGACTAGTGCTGGGATCTGGAACCATTTATGGCACGCTAACGAAAATGCAACGAGATGAAATTATAACCGTCTATGCAGATGAAAAACGTAAGACTATTTATGAAATTACAGATGTTGGGAAAGCGCTAATGCGCCATGAGATGGGACGATTGAAGGAGTTACATGCCAATGTAATCAAGCATGAGGGGGCATTCCAATGA
- a CDS encoding DUF2812 domain-containing protein, with protein MTMKKWRPLWSYDVEKTERWLSEMAAEGNSLTDVDRMTRMFTFDRTAAETVHYQVVYDKSRSVLPRKLEEAGWEETLAEKKWKFMKNEFVGISVFPSREGVLKRNRLHFYVLTGLAFFYVMPLLMMLISLIMLLRGIGTVHPSPLWLVTVIFFLQILIVMGLAVFVNQKLKRFETTFFGGAMDVEESSGKTFVKWRFGWMYAPDILESWLAEMAAEGNHLVRVGKPGVRFVFEKGEPKCVSYVFDYQLKTAPSYFDVHKSAGWKLKYTSPYSFMKYSLWAQPYDDGFDKLRFTYDSKEKKAQVRKVVLSAVTLFVYLVVLTLFALFANYSMYQGNGWTLYGRILVGLLVVAFVFHISNMVRTLKYAFRMRKV; from the coding sequence ATGACGATGAAAAAATGGCGTCCACTTTGGAGTTATGATGTGGAGAAAACGGAGCGTTGGCTATCGGAAATGGCGGCGGAAGGGAATAGCTTGACGGACGTGGATCGAATGACACGTATGTTTACATTTGATCGAACTGCTGCTGAAACAGTGCACTACCAAGTGGTCTACGATAAATCTCGTAGTGTGTTGCCTCGAAAGTTAGAAGAGGCGGGATGGGAAGAAACACTAGCGGAGAAAAAGTGGAAATTCATGAAAAATGAATTCGTGGGTATAAGTGTATTTCCTTCGCGCGAAGGCGTGCTGAAAAGGAATCGATTACACTTCTATGTGTTAACTGGATTGGCTTTCTTTTATGTCATGCCATTACTCATGATGCTTATCAGCTTGATTATGCTACTCAGGGGCATTGGCACAGTACATCCAAGTCCATTGTGGTTAGTAACAGTAATCTTTTTTCTGCAAATTTTGATTGTCATGGGCCTTGCCGTTTTTGTTAATCAAAAATTGAAAAGGTTTGAGACAACATTTTTTGGTGGGGCTATGGATGTTGAGGAGTCCTCCGGTAAAACATTTGTAAAATGGCGATTTGGTTGGATGTATGCCCCAGATATACTGGAAAGCTGGTTGGCTGAAATGGCGGCGGAAGGCAATCATCTTGTCCGGGTTGGAAAACCAGGTGTTAGATTTGTATTTGAAAAAGGGGAACCCAAATGTGTGTCGTATGTATTTGATTATCAATTGAAAACAGCTCCTTCTTACTTCGATGTTCATAAGAGTGCGGGGTGGAAGCTGAAATACACTTCACCTTATTCATTCATGAAGTATTCTTTATGGGCACAACCGTATGATGATGGGTTTGATAAGCTGCGATTTACGTATGATTCTAAGGAAAAGAAAGCACAAGTTCGAAAAGTGGTGCTATCCGCAGTTACGCTGTTTGTGTATTTAGTTGTACTTACTTTATTTGCTCTTTTCGCCAACTATTCAATGTATCAGGGGAATGGGTGGACATTGTATGGCAGGATTCTCGTTGGGTTGTTGGTCGTGGCATTTGTATTCCATATATCAAATATGGTGCGTACGTTGAAATATGCATTTAGAATGCGAAAAGTATAA
- a CDS encoding DUF2812 domain-containing protein: MTMKKWRPLWSYDVEKTEHWLSEMAAEGQHLTAMNRLLRIFTFTHEDAKITNYQIMYDKSEQPLPKGLENAGWEVAAKDQRWKVLKNSFADITAFPSPENRLKRNRVHQNVLSWMTRLLFFIIFFSLLMGVPDGEPNIYWLVGVIFIGLMILARVLFFYVSNKVEVAEKQFFGEYAHIDVIEPLGETLVKWRLGWMEAPDRIGKWLTEMAAQGHVLIQIKGARFIFEKGQPRQIAYILDYHWTTSPAYFDMHKSAGWQLKLTNGLRFTKYSLWAQSYNKGDTPPQFTNSNQENKAQSRILLVTAAVDVLLVGAWIAIIFVKNYSAFQAGNLISFEKVMLLVFTILAVFIIIGAMRSLKYVIRMWKI, from the coding sequence ATGACGATGAAAAAATGGCGTCCACTTTGGAGTTATGATGTGGAAAAGACAGAGCATTGGCTGTCGGAAATGGCCGCAGAAGGACAGCATTTAACAGCTATGAATCGGTTGCTGCGCATTTTTACGTTTACGCACGAAGACGCGAAGATAACAAACTATCAAATTATGTACGATAAATCAGAACAACCATTACCAAAGGGATTGGAAAATGCAGGATGGGAAGTAGCTGCTAAAGATCAAAGATGGAAAGTGTTAAAAAATTCTTTTGCTGATATAACAGCATTTCCCTCACCCGAAAATAGACTAAAGCGTAACCGTGTTCACCAAAATGTATTGAGTTGGATGACGAGGTTACTGTTCTTCATTATCTTCTTTTCATTATTAATGGGAGTGCCAGACGGTGAGCCGAATATCTATTGGCTGGTAGGTGTAATCTTTATCGGGCTTATGATCCTTGCTAGAGTACTTTTCTTTTATGTATCCAATAAAGTAGAAGTAGCTGAAAAACAATTTTTCGGGGAGTATGCGCATATAGATGTGATTGAGCCGTTGGGTGAAACACTCGTTAAGTGGCGATTAGGTTGGATGGAAGCCCCGGATAGAATAGGAAAATGGCTAACGGAGATGGCGGCTCAAGGACATGTACTGATTCAAATCAAAGGTGCACGGTTTATTTTTGAAAAAGGACAGCCGAGACAGATAGCTTATATACTCGATTACCACTGGACAACATCGCCTGCCTATTTTGACATGCATAAAAGTGCTGGCTGGCAGCTGAAACTTACGAACGGATTACGGTTTACGAAGTACTCGTTATGGGCACAGTCATACAATAAGGGGGATACTCCTCCACAATTTACAAATAGCAATCAGGAAAATAAAGCGCAGTCTAGGATATTACTGGTTACCGCTGCTGTGGATGTATTACTTGTAGGGGCATGGATAGCGATAATTTTCGTGAAGAATTATTCAGCGTTTCAAGCAGGTAATCTAATTTCATTTGAAAAAGTGATGTTGTTGGTATTTACCATCCTTGCTGTTTTCATCATTATAGGTGCAATGCGTTCATTGAAATATGTCATCAGAATGTGGAAAATCTAA